GATCCAACTCAATGATGCGCAACAAAGAATCACAGCCATCCACAAGGCAAGTTTCCTTTCTATTTATATCTGAACTTGTTTCCTGTCATTTAGGGTATTATATTCCTCAGGTAATAGGTTGCATGCCTGAATGGTTTTCCCCTTTGTTTCTGGGAGCATAACTATATTACTAACATCCACTGATTTGATATATGAATTTGTGTGATGGAGAGTGGATGTACTGATTTGGAATCCCCCTTCTGGGTGCGTCACTGGGTTTTGCTCAAATCTGAAGCTTATGATTGATTCTTCTCGCTCTTACCTTCTTGGAAAATGTCGCTGAGGTTGACCATTTAAACTTCTTAGTCTTCAATCTTAGAGATCCTAAAGGTGTTCCCATTAAATGTGGATCCTCAAATGTTGCATCTAGAGCCAGATATCCCTTAAATTTTGCTCGTAGTAATCCCTCCATAAAGGAAGTGTAAATTTTGCTTGTATTGCTGCAATGAAGCTTATACATCTAGTTCCATACGCATTTAACTATTTTAATTCATTGCAGATGGCCAGGCAAAAGATGCTCCAATTGAAGCTTGTACTAGGTGAATGTCTGAAAGATGGCATTCTCAgttgaaataattttcactgcTAGCTACCAAGATGGAGATTTCACTCAAAGTTTCACAAGAGGCCTCAAGATTTTGTCCATGTTCAGAAGCTTTTGCACCCTATAGCTATATGGTCCTATTGCCATCTTCTACTTTGGAATTTATTGTACATCTTTCCACTGTTTCTGGACCTCTCTTAGTTGTGAAGATAGCCCGATTCTCTGTTAATGGTTTATGACTTCAAATtacctctttcttttttttggctttGTTTCTTGTGGATTCATGAAGAGGTTTGATGAGTTCATATCCTCTCACATCGGAGAACATAGAAGGAATTCTGAGACTGTTCATGAATTAGAATTGCCGCACAGAGAAAGGTTTTTGTCTACGTTGAACTGATCATGTCACTAATTGCAAACCCTAGATGGTTTGAATGTGGTTCGGTTTATTGTCTGTCCATGGAACCTCTTTTAGACGAGATCACATGCAACGCCACCATTGGTTGAAGCACGTTTATTCGTCCTTTAATTAATGGGTTTCTGGTGAGCGTGTCCTAGGCAAATGTAAGCACACCAGTGGAGCAAGAAACAGTTTCCATGGGGCCATGGCCCTTTTAAGTTCTAACTCAATACGTACCACTCTAACCGCATAAGGTGATCCCCTACTACACCTTTTCACCCTGTTGACTTGTCTTCATTCCTTATAAATTAATGATATATTGGATGTAGCTTCCCGTTAGCTTGCTCCCTCTTTTTTATCTCAGAAAAGTTAAAAGCTTTGGCAGGTTTTTCTTTGGAGGCAAATAGtttgaagaaattaatgaagaataaaaattgcTGATCCTTGTGATTCAGAGGTGTTTATGATGCGTCCCATGATGGGAGGCTGCATGATGATAATCCGTACAGCCTACTGAAGCTTTTACCTCAATCGTGTTTGTGGGACAGAGAATCATGAAGCTATGGAACTAACCCAAATAATTCAAAACTAGCATTAACTGGCCACCACCATCACAACCACAGAATAAAACATGGTGGGCGTGGAGTGTAAGGTGGACATTTGAGATACACTCATATATGCATACTCAATTTCTATGGATGGTACCATTTAGTAATGGGGAACTTTGAGAATTTGTGAACCCCACTTGGgatcaaagaaaagaagaaaaagaggaggAAAATCATGGGTAAAAAGGATTGGTTGAGCTTAAAATGCATTATTTAGAGTGGAAAATGTGGGGGGCCTTATCCTGAAAAGGATGCCACCGTCAGTCGGTTGGAATGAAGTGGGAGATGGACTTTAGTGTCGTCTACAAGCGTTTTGAATTGGAAGTGCTTCCCTACACAGACAGGAAAACATGGGGCCACGTGAACCACACGAGGGCACGTGAACTACATGCTTTTCCATAGGGTTAAAAGTCTGATATTTGAGGGCTAAGGCATCAAAAACCTCAGGTGTGCCCCCACACGGGGGCCGTGCTGGGCCTCATTCGTTTACTCCATCCCATTTAGTGCCCTCATAGACTGGTCACTTTCATTGGGAACCCTTCTTCCTCACCTTCAACACGATAATGAAAATGACACCCTCTTGTCATGCCTTTATCGTACCTAACCTatctgatattttttttatttattttttattttcccactCGCCATTCAAATTCAATCTTGGGGCCTAAGAACTTGGGAGCTGGGGCTAGCTACTAACTTCCAAGTCTTCCTGTTGGGCGGGCTCGTGGAAGACGCAAAGTATTACTACATGACATGACTATCTTATCTTTGTATCCTATTAAGAGATGGTGGGGTTGCCCCCACCCCTCCCCTTCTAACATTTATTCATAATACACTGTGGGACCTGCAAACTGAGAATCTTCTATATCCCTTACTTATCTTGTATCTGTGTATGGTAACGTTGAGTTTAatgttttccccttttttttttttggaagcaAGCTAGCTGATACCATGATTTCATATATGTGACATATGGTTAAGGCCATTGTTTTAAGATATATCCTCTCTTGGGTTTCTTGTCTACTCCTTTTTTTCTAGAAATGGTGTGAAGACcaaaatttttaagataatgGTCTTGTAAGTTATGTTTGATGCTTGCACTAGATGGGGTCCCTCAGTCTTCTCCCATTGAATTACCGTGCTATGGTTTGAATACATTTAGCTTTGATTACAACCGCTTGTTAACTATTAAACGTGGGCCCTTGACTAAAAGAGGATACaaagaggaggaggaagaagaacaTCCATATATAGCAGCTTTATTGTTCATTTTGGTCCTGGTGGAGTTTCCCTTCCTATTTGGTATACTAGGGTACTCATTCTGGACATCATCCAGTGGTAGAAATAAGGCTTGAATCAACTCTCTCCCAAGGATGACCAGCAGTGTGTAAGTTCATCCTTCTGCTCTCTTTGCATCCTTTTGGTGTTTTTCTAGGCTTCAATATATATGACCTGAGTTTTTGCTGTGGTTTCCAAGGCATGTCTGACCGTGATTTTGGGGAGCTTGTATGGGAGAATGGTCAGATTCTTACAAGAGTTCTGTCCAGTACTGGATCTCATGAGAATCACAGATGGTCCAGTTTTTCTTTACATGATTCTAAGGCTCAAGTGGAAGTAGGATGGGACACCTCCATGGTAAAGAGAGGAAGGTTATTGGACAAGGAATTTCCTGGACATACCAAGATGGATCCCCATCCCAACTATACCCGTCAGGATTCTCTTAAAAAGGACTGCCATACTGAACTACTGGCCAAATTCTCAGGTTCCATTCTAAACGATGAGGTTGCCTACACCATTAGTGGTCATGATGAACAACTTGTTCCTTCAGCTGACAATCAGAATTTTAAACAAGGCAATGCATGTAACCTTTTCAGTGGAGAACCTCAGCTTACTAGACCCAAAGGTGGCCAAATATGTGAGTCTTCTTTGCAACAAGGGCAAGCTTCATCTCCATATATAAGATCAAGGGACGGTTCAAGTAAGATCCCAGTATCAACCAGTGGATTGTCTAACTCGATGATGCGGCAGCCAGAGCAGGAGCAGGATGCTGACCCCGATAACAGAATGGGTTCGATGAACTTCTCCTATTTCTTAAAACTTGCAGCTCTCGATAAAGCCAAGGCTCAGAACATTGATGCTGCAAGAGCCACAACCAGCCCAGGCTTGTCAAGACTTACGGAGTCGAAAAGTGACTATGCTAATGGCACCAACCCCTTCAGATTGAGGCCAATTGGGCCCCCAACCGGTTCAGTGACCCCCAAACTGTTGCCACAACCAGTTGCTTCGTCTTTAAGGGAACCACTCTCTAATGGGCATTGTAAAGCAGTTGGTCATGAAGTTGCCTTTGGGAATACTGCATCCGCTAATCAGATTCCTAAGCCCAACTCAAGCTTCGCAGCAAGCATAGTCAAGGGAAAGAAGGGAAAGCCTTACGCTGAAAAATCTGTAGAACCATTGCTTGCATCTTCGTCTACATGCTCACGTGAAGCTTCAAATTATCCATCCTATTCTTTGAAGAGCAAATGCCAAGAGTCTGAGGAATCAGAACATCCAAGTCAAGTAAGTGAATGCGCTCTTTCCATCTTTCTGTTGTTTCACCTTTCATAATCTCCTCTTTCCAACTCTTTTCTACATGGTTCTAAGAAGTACACGCTTTTCTAGTGCAGAGTTTTGAAGAAGAACCCAGAAGGGCAGAAGGAGCAATGTCTACTCGAGGAGGAAGTGCAGGCTCCAAGAGAAACCGTAGTGCAGAAGGTCACAGCCTATCTGAAAAGGTTAGTAAGGCCAATTTAAAACCAGaaaccaagaaaagaaaaagagggaaaCCAGAGGAAAGTTTACTGTGTACTAGGGTCTAAACTTATTTCTCTTGCGGTTCTTTGTTGACAGAGGCGAAGAGATAGGATCAACAAGAAGATGCGCTCGTTACAGGAACTCATACCCAATTGCAAAAAGGTTGCAAATCTGTCTAacaatgtcaaaaaaaaaaaaaaaaa
Above is a genomic segment from Vitis riparia cultivar Riparia Gloire de Montpellier isolate 1030 chromosome 7, EGFV_Vit.rip_1.0, whole genome shotgun sequence containing:
- the LOC117918322 gene encoding transcription factor PHYTOCHROME INTERACTING FACTOR-LIKE 15-like; this encodes MSDRDFGELVWENGQILTRVLSSTGSHENHRWSSFSLHDSKAQVEVGWDTSMVKRGRLLDKEFPGHTKMDPHPNYTRQDSLKKDCHTELLAKFSGSILNDEVAYTISGHDEQLVPSADNQNFKQGNACNLFSGEPQLTRPKGGQICESSLQQGQASSPYIRSRDGSSKIPVSTSGLSNSMMRQPEQEQDADPDNRMGSMNFSYFLKLAALDKAKAQNIDAARATTSPGLSRLTESKSDYANGTNPFRLRPIGPPTGSVTPKLLPQPVASSLREPLSNGHCKAVGHEVAFGNTASANQIPKPNSSFAASIVKGKKGKPYAEKSVEPLLASSSTCSREASNYPSYSLKSKCQESEESEHPSQSFEEEPRRAEGAMSTRGGSAGSKRNRSAEGHSLSEKRRRDRINKKMRSLQELIPNCKKVDKISILDEAIDYLKTLQLQVQVMSMGAGMCMAPVMIPAVLQQIQAAHLPHFSPMGMGMGIRMGMGMGMGMGLGLGLGLGCNPEQFPSPPILGAAALSGIAGTAPQMLGHPGQVLPMSLSSAPFIPLHAGSLTQSVLVPSVPKDIHPVGHPGSSPSSN